The following are encoded in a window of Magnolia sinica isolate HGM2019 chromosome 11, MsV1, whole genome shotgun sequence genomic DNA:
- the LOC131219485 gene encoding uncharacterized protein LOC131219485, which translates to MATSLFFFNVSKTTFKGHLLGVAASWIIQVGIEIYRCFKNEDENEEEVDKAEKLELLRRKVSGATIRCGASLVFAFIGAGIGAILIRPSTGQWIGCAVGDLEGPIIVGVCFKKVLHRDL; encoded by the exons ATGGCGACTTCATTATTCTTCTTTAATGTCAGCAAGACGACTTTCAAAG GACATCTGTTAGGAGTTGCTGCATCTTGGATCATCCAAGTTGGAATTGAGATATATCGTTGCTTTAAGAATGAGGATGAGaacgaggaagaggttgataaAGCTGAAAAACTCGAGCTTCTCAGGAGAAAGGTCTCTGGTGCAACTATTAGGTGTGGTGCCTCATTGGTTTTTGCTTTCATTGGGGCTGGAATTGGTGCTATCCTCATCCGTCCTTCAACTGGACAGTGGATTG GTTGTGCTGTTGGAGACTTAGAGGGGCCTATCATAGTTGGAGTTTGTTTCAAGAAGGTTCTTCATCGGGACCTTTAA